The Acidianus manzaensis genome has a window encoding:
- a CDS encoding HpcH/HpaI aldolase/citrate lyase family protein, with protein sequence MFRSQLFVPCNNEKMIKKTQEIPADSFIFDLEDAVPPQEKEKAREMLTLIPDLKGTICVRINPLYSKESLKDILSVMNIDKIECIVIPKADVDVSFIYKMTGKRVFPLIENAKGLLKIEEVIRSEGILGISWGSADLADSLNADVETIGWSEYIRLKITTTAKTYGVSPLDRVYFDVKNLEGFKKECITAKNQGFEGKQVIHPNQVTIANEVFSHSSSEIEWAKKIVEEYEKYASLGKGALSVEGKLVDAVHYRIAKKILENQ encoded by the coding sequence ATGTTTAGATCTCAACTTTTTGTTCCATGTAATAATGAAAAGATGATTAAGAAAACGCAAGAGATTCCTGCCGACTCATTCATCTTTGATTTAGAAGATGCAGTTCCTCCTCAAGAAAAAGAAAAAGCTAGAGAAATGCTTACTTTAATTCCTGACTTGAAAGGGACAATATGCGTAAGAATAAATCCACTATATTCAAAAGAAAGTTTGAAAGACATACTTAGTGTCATGAATATTGATAAAATAGAGTGCATTGTTATTCCAAAAGCCGACGTTGACGTATCTTTTATTTATAAGATGACTGGAAAAAGAGTATTTCCGCTAATAGAAAATGCAAAAGGATTATTAAAAATAGAAGAAGTAATTAGAAGTGAGGGGATTTTGGGAATAAGCTGGGGATCTGCAGACTTAGCTGACAGCCTAAATGCTGACGTAGAAACCATAGGCTGGAGCGAATACATTAGGTTAAAAATAACTACTACAGCAAAAACTTACGGAGTATCCCCTTTAGATAGAGTATATTTTGATGTTAAAAATCTGGAAGGATTCAAAAAAGAATGCATTACTGCAAAAAATCAAGGTTTTGAAGGAAAACAAGTAATTCATCCTAATCAAGTAACTATTGCTAATGAAGTCTTCTCTCATTCGTCTAGTGAGATAGAATGGGCTAAAAAAATTGTGGAAGAGTATGAAAAATATGCTTCTTTAGGGAAAGGAGCTCTTTCAGTGGAAGGAAAATTAGTTGATGCTGTACATTATAGAATAGCTAAAAAGATTTTAGAAAATCAGTGA
- the porB gene encoding pyruvate synthase subunit PorB, which translates to MSLGTRDILNKGRLLSGTSACPGCPENITMRLVSTALGKDAVFIVVAGCSSIIQGIGPNSVYNYPVLNIAFAAGPSAASGMARAFKMRGKKVKPVVWAGDGGTADIGFASLSGAAERNENILYICVDNEAYMNTGGHRSGSTPLGAKTPTTPAGKKENKKDLPLIMIAHHVPYVATASVGYPHDLMNKIAKAKDKDGFSYVQVLCPDPYGWLFDPSKTAELGKLAVQTCYWPLIEYNEGKLEISPESLHCLDIRTRKPVKEFLKMQGRYRNVPDETVKELEDYIDKMWIRFKELYEGKISI; encoded by the coding sequence TTGAGCTTAGGGACCCGAGACATATTAAATAAAGGAAGACTATTGTCAGGAACTTCAGCTTGTCCAGGATGTCCAGAAAATATTACGATGAGATTAGTAAGTACAGCATTAGGTAAAGATGCAGTATTTATCGTAGTAGCTGGATGTTCATCTATAATTCAAGGAATTGGACCAAACTCAGTCTATAATTATCCAGTGCTGAATATAGCCTTTGCAGCTGGTCCTTCAGCAGCTTCTGGAATGGCTAGAGCGTTTAAGATGAGAGGTAAAAAAGTAAAACCTGTAGTATGGGCTGGAGATGGTGGAACAGCTGATATAGGTTTTGCATCGTTAAGTGGAGCAGCAGAAAGAAATGAAAATATTCTGTATATTTGTGTGGATAATGAAGCTTACATGAATACAGGCGGGCATAGGAGTGGATCCACTCCATTGGGTGCTAAAACTCCTACTACTCCTGCAGGTAAAAAAGAAAACAAAAAAGATCTTCCATTGATAATGATAGCTCATCATGTACCATATGTTGCAACAGCAAGTGTTGGATATCCTCATGATTTAATGAATAAGATTGCTAAGGCAAAAGATAAGGATGGCTTCTCTTATGTACAAGTACTATGTCCAGATCCTTACGGTTGGCTATTTGATCCGTCTAAGACTGCTGAATTAGGAAAGTTAGCAGTTCAAACATGTTATTGGCCATTAATCGAATATAACGAAGGAAAACTTGAAATATCACCAGAAAGTTTGCATTGTTTAGATATTAGAACTAGAAAACCAGTAAAAGAATTCCTAAAAATGCAAGGAAGATATAGGAATGTTCCTGACGAGACAGTAAAAGAACTTGAAGATTATATAGATAAAATGTGGATAAGATTTAAGGAATTATACGAAGGAAAAATTAGTATATGA
- a CDS encoding transketolase C-terminal domain-containing protein yields MMSKVITGNEAVALGVKLSRVKVTGIYPITPQTYIIEELSEMKAKGELEAEIVRVESEHSAMAATFGAAVSGVRAYTATASQGLLYMHEMIWWVAGSRMPIVMTVGTRAVGAPWNIWNEHTDFMTERDSGWLMAFASTPQEAMDLTIQAFKITEDERVFLPMMVGMDGFILSHTKTRVYVPSQEEVDEFLPLRKQPYVLDPEDPVSMGNLFQPIDYMKFRESIHLAQINSKRVIEEIGKEYEKKINVLGNYSSLNESYKLDDADYAIVTMGAWSLDAMQAIDELRNEGLKVGLYRIRYVRPWDEEDIRKKLSNKDKVLVFDRSISFGRGGHLYLELKSTLPDIPIKGVISGLGGVSVGKDEMKFLIKKFAESNQVNEWFYPSEVEKVELRDPRHIK; encoded by the coding sequence ATGATGAGTAAAGTAATTACCGGAAATGAGGCAGTAGCTTTAGGAGTTAAACTGTCAAGAGTAAAAGTTACAGGTATTTATCCAATAACGCCTCAGACTTATATCATTGAAGAATTATCAGAAATGAAAGCTAAAGGAGAACTTGAAGCAGAAATAGTAAGAGTTGAAAGTGAGCACTCTGCTATGGCAGCGACTTTTGGAGCAGCAGTATCTGGTGTTAGAGCTTATACTGCAACAGCTTCCCAAGGACTACTCTACATGCATGAAATGATATGGTGGGTAGCAGGAAGCAGGATGCCAATAGTTATGACTGTAGGAACCAGAGCTGTAGGAGCTCCGTGGAACATATGGAATGAACATACAGATTTTATGACTGAAAGAGATAGTGGATGGTTAATGGCTTTTGCATCAACGCCTCAAGAAGCTATGGATCTTACTATTCAAGCCTTCAAAATTACCGAAGACGAGAGAGTATTCTTACCAATGATGGTAGGAATGGATGGATTCATTTTATCACATACTAAAACCAGAGTTTACGTTCCTTCACAAGAAGAGGTAGATGAATTTTTACCATTAAGGAAACAGCCTTATGTTTTAGATCCTGAAGATCCAGTTTCTATGGGCAATTTATTCCAACCAATAGATTATATGAAATTCAGAGAATCTATCCATTTAGCCCAGATAAATTCTAAAAGAGTCATAGAAGAGATTGGAAAGGAATACGAAAAGAAAATAAATGTACTAGGAAATTACTCCTCACTTAATGAATCTTATAAATTAGATGACGCAGACTACGCTATAGTTACAATGGGGGCATGGTCATTAGATGCTATGCAAGCTATCGACGAGTTAAGAAACGAAGGATTAAAAGTAGGATTATATAGAATAAGGTATGTAAGGCCATGGGACGAAGAAGATATAAGAAAGAAATTATCAAACAAGGATAAAGTACTGGTATTTGACAGATCAATAAGTTTTGGAAGAGGAGGTCATTTATATCTAGAATTAAAATCTACATTACCAGATATTCCTATAAAAGGAGTGATAAGCGGATTAGGCGGAGTTTCTGTAGGAAAGGATGAAATGAAGTTCCTAATAAAGAAATTTGCAGAATCAAATCAAGTTAACGAATGGTTCTATCCATCAGAGGTGGAAAAAGTTGAGCTTAGGGACCCGAGACATATTAAATAA
- a CDS encoding thiolase domain-containing protein — protein MKTNLNFRRVAVIGAGLTLFRRRMLETPQELAWEASKAALDEAGLDLKDIDCVVIGSAPDAFDGVHMKGEYLAHAGGVKKMVSRVFVGGATGVMVPISAWYHVASGLCEKVLAIAEEKMSPARPHPQSVFKYIWDPITEKPLNPNLIWIFAMEMHRYMHVNKISKEEIALVSVKNKRNALNNPYAQAAANLTVDDILNSEVLVWPVQRLDTSPVSDGAAAMVITSEDVARRHTDTPVWIEGVGWALDNTEWIQRDLYYPRYLEYAARMAYRMAGIENPFKEIDVIEPYDPFDYKELHHIEGLMIAKRGDAPKLLKEGVFDIDGDIPSSPSGGLLGVGNPIAAAGLMKTISIYWQLKGTAGKMQVKKPVHTGLAQAWGDLMQASTVVVMRN, from the coding sequence ATGAAAACAAACCTTAACTTTAGAAGGGTAGCAGTCATAGGAGCTGGATTAACGTTATTTAGAAGAAGAATGCTTGAAACACCTCAAGAACTAGCCTGGGAAGCGTCTAAGGCTGCATTAGATGAGGCAGGATTAGACTTGAAAGATATAGATTGCGTGGTTATAGGAAGTGCTCCAGATGCTTTCGATGGAGTTCACATGAAAGGAGAATATTTAGCTCATGCAGGAGGTGTAAAGAAAATGGTGAGCAGAGTTTTTGTGGGTGGAGCTACTGGAGTCATGGTTCCTATATCAGCGTGGTATCACGTAGCTAGTGGATTATGCGAAAAAGTTTTAGCTATTGCAGAAGAAAAAATGAGCCCTGCAAGGCCTCATCCTCAATCAGTATTTAAATACATTTGGGATCCCATTACTGAAAAACCCCTTAACCCTAACTTAATATGGATCTTCGCAATGGAGATGCATCGTTATATGCATGTTAATAAGATTAGTAAGGAGGAAATCGCTTTAGTTTCAGTGAAAAATAAGAGAAATGCTCTAAACAATCCTTATGCTCAAGCTGCTGCTAATCTAACAGTAGATGATATTCTGAACAGTGAAGTACTAGTTTGGCCCGTTCAGAGATTAGATACTAGTCCAGTAAGCGATGGAGCTGCAGCTATGGTTATAACCAGTGAAGATGTAGCAAGAAGACATACTGATACTCCAGTTTGGATTGAAGGAGTAGGTTGGGCTTTAGATAATACAGAATGGATTCAAAGAGATTTGTATTATCCTAGATACCTAGAATATGCAGCTAGAATGGCTTATAGAATGGCAGGAATAGAAAATCCTTTCAAGGAAATTGACGTGATAGAACCTTACGATCCTTTCGATTATAAAGAACTTCACCATATAGAAGGTTTAATGATTGCTAAAAGAGGAGATGCGCCAAAATTACTAAAAGAAGGAGTATTTGATATTGATGGAGATATTCCGAGTTCTCCGTCTGGGGGATTATTAGGAGTAGGAAATCCTATAGCCGCTGCGGGCTTAATGAAAACTATAAGCATTTATTGGCAGTTAAAAGGTACTGCAGGGAAAATGCAAGTTAAGAAACCAGTTCATACTGGATTAGCCCAAGCTTGGGGCGATCTCATGCAAGCCTCAACAGTTGTAGTTATGAGAAATTGA
- a CDS encoding 4Fe-4S binding protein → MSLEYQYFPVSRPSKGAGGKTGNWRVVRPVVNLDKCIGCKACYLWCPEATIIPGDKVSIDYEYCKGCGICSNVCPVKAIQMVSEA, encoded by the coding sequence TTGTCGCTTGAATACCAATATTTTCCAGTAAGCAGACCCTCTAAAGGTGCAGGAGGAAAAACAGGAAATTGGAGAGTAGTAAGGCCAGTAGTAAACTTAGACAAATGTATAGGATGCAAAGCATGTTATTTATGGTGTCCTGAAGCAACAATAATACCAGGAGATAAGGTCAGTATAGATTATGAATACTGCAAAGGATGCGGAATATGTTCTAACGTGTGTCCAGTAAAAGCAATTCAAATGGTGAGCGAAGCATGA
- a CDS encoding Zn-ribbon domain-containing OB-fold protein → MNGTPLKEEDLKKIHIIKYKPDAKYSYTAGQAYSKFLAGLKEKKIIGRKCNKCGRVYVPPRMYCDDCFKPTDEWIEVKDEGIVETAVASYISWTRERLEKPEIVGVIRLFPSRDNDWVFPGIFHRICVDLEQVKDMSVFGKKVKAVWNEERIGSVNDIECFKVVE, encoded by the coding sequence ATGAATGGAACACCCTTAAAAGAAGAAGATCTAAAAAAGATACATATAATAAAATATAAACCAGATGCAAAATATTCATATACTGCTGGGCAAGCCTACAGTAAATTCCTAGCCGGATTAAAGGAAAAGAAAATTATTGGAAGAAAATGCAATAAATGCGGAAGAGTTTACGTACCTCCGAGAATGTATTGTGATGATTGTTTTAAGCCTACTGATGAATGGATAGAAGTAAAAGATGAGGGAATTGTAGAGACTGCAGTGGCTAGCTATATTTCGTGGACTAGAGAAAGATTAGAAAAACCAGAAATAGTAGGAGTTATAAGACTATTTCCATCAAGAGATAATGATTGGGTATTTCCTGGCATCTTTCACAGAATATGCGTTGATCTAGAGCAAGTTAAAGACATGTCAGTATTTGGTAAAAAAGTCAAAGCTGTATGGAATGAAGAAAGAATAGGAAGTGTAAATGATATAGAATGCTTTAAGGTGGTAGAATGA
- a CDS encoding AMP-binding protein: protein MSWFPSKEWVEKSNVYNFMLDHEIENLRQFISFTYEKPEEFWDSFVKLIGIRFSKQYDRVLDLSKGKQWPKWFIGGKMNIGDQIPESSEVFIKWMNEKGDSRQLTYFEVLNQAKGISSWLKKNGFQKGDRIGIYMPMIPEIVPTLLGIARAGMIAVPLFSGFGKEPIRIRAEDSKMKAIFTVDETIRKGKEIKMLENLEGLNVSKIVIERKEESKEIEYSEVIKTAGDGIEDTETEDPFMIIYTSGTTGKPKGCVHTHDGFPIKASADVYFQFDLKKKETLMWITDLGWMMGPWAIFGSLLLNGKIGMIEGYVGYDTLTKFIEDMKLDVLGLSASSIRLFKNEVEKGKLNVRLAGNTGEPIDPDSWRWLYNAIGEGPIINYSGGTEISGGILGNYVIREIKPTGFNGPSPGMQVDIIDESGNHVPPNVEGELAVLSVWPGMTRGFWNDDGSRYLDTYWKKVENIWIHGDLAYYDPQGFYYIIGRSDDTIKVAGKRVGPAEVEEIIDSFKGVVESACIGVPDPMKGEEIMCFIVGNVDEKEVKKYTEDMLGKALAPKEIVKVEELPKTRNAKIMRRLIKAIVLGKPIGDTSALENPESLEEIKKKINRS from the coding sequence ATGAGTTGGTTCCCTAGCAAAGAATGGGTGGAAAAGAGTAACGTTTATAACTTCATGCTAGATCATGAAATAGAAAATTTAAGACAATTTATTTCTTTTACATATGAAAAACCAGAAGAATTTTGGGATAGTTTTGTTAAATTAATTGGGATAAGATTTTCTAAGCAGTACGATAGAGTTCTAGATTTGAGTAAAGGAAAACAATGGCCTAAATGGTTCATAGGAGGAAAAATGAATATAGGTGATCAAATACCAGAGTCCTCAGAAGTTTTTATAAAATGGATGAATGAAAAAGGAGATTCTAGGCAACTAACCTATTTTGAAGTATTAAACCAGGCTAAGGGTATTTCCTCTTGGCTTAAGAAGAACGGTTTTCAAAAAGGAGACAGAATAGGAATATACATGCCAATGATTCCTGAAATAGTGCCAACGTTATTAGGGATAGCTAGGGCTGGAATGATAGCAGTTCCACTATTTTCAGGTTTTGGGAAAGAGCCAATAAGGATAAGGGCTGAAGATAGTAAAATGAAGGCAATATTTACGGTAGATGAGACAATAAGAAAAGGAAAAGAAATAAAAATGTTAGAAAATTTAGAAGGGCTAAATGTAAGCAAAATAGTAATAGAGAGAAAAGAAGAATCTAAGGAAATAGAATACTCAGAAGTAATCAAAACAGCTGGAGACGGAATAGAAGATACTGAAACTGAAGATCCATTTATGATAATTTACACTAGCGGAACTACGGGAAAACCAAAAGGTTGCGTTCATACTCACGATGGTTTCCCCATAAAAGCTTCAGCTGATGTTTACTTTCAATTCGATTTAAAGAAGAAGGAGACGTTAATGTGGATTACTGACTTAGGTTGGATGATGGGACCTTGGGCAATATTTGGATCTCTATTGCTTAACGGAAAAATTGGAATGATCGAAGGATACGTAGGATATGATACATTAACTAAATTTATAGAAGACATGAAACTAGATGTTTTAGGATTATCAGCTAGTTCAATACGTTTATTTAAGAATGAAGTAGAAAAAGGCAAATTGAACGTTAGATTAGCTGGAAATACTGGAGAACCAATAGATCCAGATAGTTGGAGATGGTTATATAACGCAATAGGAGAAGGACCAATAATTAATTACTCAGGAGGAACAGAAATTTCTGGAGGTATATTAGGAAATTACGTAATAAGAGAAATTAAACCTACAGGATTTAATGGCCCTTCTCCCGGAATGCAAGTTGACATTATTGATGAGTCTGGTAATCACGTTCCACCAAACGTAGAAGGAGAGTTAGCAGTCCTAAGCGTTTGGCCTGGAATGACTAGAGGCTTTTGGAACGACGATGGAAGCAGGTATCTAGATACTTATTGGAAAAAAGTTGAAAATATCTGGATTCACGGAGATCTAGCTTACTACGATCCTCAAGGATTTTATTATATTATAGGAAGAAGTGACGATACAATAAAAGTTGCAGGAAAAAGAGTTGGACCTGCAGAAGTAGAGGAAATTATAGATTCCTTCAAAGGAGTAGTAGAAAGCGCATGCATAGGTGTTCCAGATCCAATGAAAGGAGAAGAAATTATGTGCTTCATAGTAGGAAATGTAGACGAAAAGGAAGTTAAAAAATATACAGAAGACATGTTAGGTAAAGCTTTAGCTCCAAAAGAAATAGTAAAAGTAGAAGAATTACCTAAGACTAGAAATGCTAAGATTATGAGAAGACTAATTAAAGCCATAGTACTAGGAAAACCTATAGGAGATACAAGCGCATTAGAAAATCCTGAATCATTAGAAGAAATAAAGAAGAAAATAAATAGATCCTAA
- a CDS encoding NAD(P)-dependent oxidoreductase, whose product MEKQIIGIIGLGRIGSGICINLTNKGYKVMGYDVNKVAYKNCMESQKTGLFYPVEKIEEIKTHANVIILSLPTGKEVLDITENLSDFKGIIIDTSTLSIEELHKILDVVLKNQLKYFTCRLERGPKEAREGTLALYCGGNRDEFDYLLDLLKDIGEPVYIGSHEQATMLKLISNMIGTVMVVLNGEISSVIKSANIDYETAIKALSMGGANNVQFFRLLWQLKNEYQDSFSLDLAQHVVELAIKSSKDYYGINSLPLTELANNIMVIAKSLGFGKKDVSEVAKLNDIINNISSQGK is encoded by the coding sequence ATGGAAAAACAAATAATTGGAATAATTGGACTAGGAAGAATAGGTTCAGGCATATGCATAAACTTAACTAATAAAGGCTATAAGGTAATGGGATACGACGTTAATAAAGTAGCATATAAGAATTGTATGGAATCCCAAAAGACTGGGTTATTTTATCCAGTAGAAAAAATTGAGGAAATAAAAACTCATGCAAATGTAATTATCCTTTCATTACCTACTGGAAAAGAAGTCTTGGATATTACAGAAAACTTATCGGACTTTAAAGGTATTATAATAGATACATCCACATTAAGTATTGAAGAACTTCACAAAATTCTTGACGTAGTATTAAAGAACCAGCTGAAATATTTTACATGCAGGCTAGAAAGAGGACCAAAAGAAGCTAGAGAAGGTACTTTAGCATTATATTGCGGAGGAAACAGAGATGAATTTGACTATTTATTAGACTTATTGAAGGATATTGGAGAACCAGTATATATAGGAAGTCATGAGCAAGCTACAATGCTAAAACTAATTAGCAACATGATTGGCACTGTTATGGTAGTTTTAAACGGTGAAATATCGTCAGTAATAAAATCTGCTAATATAGACTATGAGACTGCAATAAAAGCACTATCTATGGGAGGAGCGAATAACGTTCAATTCTTCAGACTATTATGGCAGTTAAAAAATGAGTATCAAGATTCTTTCTCATTAGATTTAGCTCAACATGTAGTAGAATTAGCGATAAAATCATCTAAAGATTATTATGGCATCAATTCGTTACCCTTAACTGAATTAGCAAATAATATAATGGTAATAGCTAAATCTTTGGGCTTCGGTAAAAAGGACGTTTCAGAAGTAGCTAAACTAAACGATATTATAAACAACATATCGAGTCAAGGAAAATAA
- a CDS encoding 2-oxoacid:acceptor oxidoreductase family protein encodes MLEIRFHGRGGQGVVTASNLLAVASDLDGYWSSAFPIYGAERRGAEIEAYCRIDSKPIRVTSPIENPDYVVILDPTLLKISSNPLRGLKKSSVIVINSPETPTFNYRTFYTNATQIAVNFGLVKSGWPLVNIIMLGSLIKAIGKISLNSLEKAIDEEFDEKIAESNKKAIRYAYENTKEVKLVVA; translated from the coding sequence TTGCTCGAAATAAGATTTCATGGGAGAGGCGGACAAGGAGTTGTCACAGCCTCAAATCTTTTAGCTGTAGCTTCAGATTTAGATGGTTATTGGTCTTCGGCATTTCCAATTTATGGTGCTGAAAGAAGAGGTGCAGAAATAGAAGCTTATTGTAGAATAGATTCTAAACCAATAAGGGTAACTTCACCAATAGAGAATCCAGATTACGTAGTAATTTTAGATCCTACATTACTTAAAATATCTTCAAATCCTTTAAGAGGATTAAAAAAATCAAGCGTAATAGTTATTAATTCACCAGAAACTCCAACTTTCAATTATAGAACATTTTACACTAATGCTACACAAATAGCAGTAAACTTCGGTCTAGTAAAGTCAGGATGGCCATTAGTTAATATAATAATGCTAGGTTCACTGATTAAGGCAATAGGTAAAATATCCTTAAATTCATTAGAAAAAGCAATTGATGAAGAATTCGACGAAAAAATAGCTGAATCAAATAAGAAGGCAATAAGGTATGCGTATGAAAACACTAAAGAGGTGAAACTAGTTGTCGCTTGA
- a CDS encoding CopG family ribbon-helix-helix protein — translation MRVITVKMQDDLITKLELFAKEHKVSRSEVIRNAILKYIEENQDKKEEEVKLE, via the coding sequence ATGAGAGTTATAACAGTTAAAATGCAGGATGATCTAATTACTAAGTTAGAATTGTTTGCTAAGGAACATAAAGTTAGTAGATCTGAAGTAATAAGAAATGCTATTCTAAAGTATATTGAAGAGAATCAAGATAAAAAAGAAGAAGAGGTCAAATTAGAGTAA
- a CDS encoding DUF929 domain-containing protein has product MKWRIVGIILAIVVIVAGIGFYELYFVKIAQASIPAGKFIKISNEDLAPPGKIIVVEQSWYGCPVGAAASWAIYNTLKNYGNISYELHTSDPDHSPANIPGLIFLHFNSSSILQFYVAYVYNEYLNGSYNGTPIPKNQLIPVGEQILKEEYQQMGVPNASLVYQLIIKYETEVNVQQYGKPAALYVNPQHLNFAILISGPGGTYIVTTPIVNPTILEGYSPGYVFGHLDQFSAIINASSMIQNTILDAAGPLAGECPT; this is encoded by the coding sequence ATGAAATGGAGAATAGTTGGAATAATTCTAGCTATAGTAGTTATAGTAGCTGGAATTGGATTCTACGAATTATATTTCGTTAAAATAGCTCAAGCGTCTATACCTGCAGGAAAATTTATAAAAATAAGTAATGAGGATCTTGCTCCACCAGGTAAAATAATCGTAGTGGAACAATCTTGGTATGGATGTCCAGTAGGAGCTGCTGCTTCATGGGCTATTTATAATACTCTTAAAAACTATGGTAATATAAGCTACGAACTTCATACTTCTGATCCTGATCATAGCCCTGCAAATATACCTGGACTGATATTCCTTCATTTCAATTCTAGTTCTATTTTGCAATTTTACGTTGCATATGTTTATAATGAATATTTAAATGGATCTTATAATGGAACACCTATACCTAAAAACCAATTAATTCCAGTTGGAGAACAGATATTGAAAGAAGAATATCAGCAAATGGGAGTTCCTAATGCTAGCTTAGTATATCAGTTAATTATAAAATATGAAACAGAAGTTAACGTTCAGCAATACGGAAAACCAGCTGCTCTATACGTTAATCCTCAACACCTAAATTTTGCTATTCTAATTTCTGGTCCTGGTGGAACTTATATAGTGACAACTCCTATAGTTAATCCTACGATATTAGAAGGATATTCTCCAGGATATGTATTTGGCCATTTAGATCAATTCTCTGCTATTATTAATGCATCTAGTATGATACAAAATACTATATTGGACGCTGCTGGTCCGTTAGCAGGAGAATGTCCTACATAA
- a CDS encoding enoyl-CoA hydratase/isomerase family protein, with protein MKVLLEKKESECWIIFNRPEKLNALDRESWYLLARNLRICNADPKMSTIVLTGNGRAFSAGDDIHAMYELRNMKEAEDFFLTLYDAVESMIDSNKPIICAVNGLAYGGGCEILLFCDIVISTEDAKFSIPEGKLGLIPPMAISVGQSLIGRSISRLALTGDSIDAKEAKSLGLVDIITSNLEEEVRNQVEKISKIDVSSILTIKKWLRADKEKVKKAILELSLMSLNTSAKKKMSEFIKSKSK; from the coding sequence ATGAAAGTTTTATTAGAAAAGAAAGAATCAGAATGTTGGATTATTTTTAACAGACCAGAAAAATTAAATGCTTTAGATAGAGAATCTTGGTATCTTTTAGCTCGAAATCTAAGGATATGCAATGCTGACCCTAAGATGTCTACAATAGTCTTAACAGGTAATGGAAGAGCATTTTCAGCTGGAGACGATATACATGCTATGTACGAATTAAGGAATATGAAAGAAGCTGAAGATTTTTTCCTTACTTTGTACGATGCTGTTGAAAGTATGATTGATAGTAATAAACCAATAATTTGTGCAGTAAATGGACTAGCTTATGGTGGAGGTTGCGAAATCTTACTATTTTGTGATATAGTAATTTCAACTGAAGATGCTAAATTTTCAATCCCAGAAGGAAAACTTGGATTAATTCCTCCAATGGCCATTTCTGTTGGGCAAAGTCTCATAGGAAGAAGTATATCAAGGTTAGCCCTTACCGGTGATTCAATTGACGCTAAAGAAGCTAAGAGTTTAGGGTTAGTAGATATAATAACTAGCAATCTTGAAGAAGAAGTAAGAAATCAAGTAGAGAAAATATCTAAGATAGATGTAAGTTCTATATTAACGATAAAGAAATGGTTAAGAGCTGATAAGGAAAAAGTAAAAAAAGCTATTTTAGAATTAAGCTTAATGTCTCTAAATACTTCAGCAAAAAAGAAGATGAGTGAATTTATTAAAAGTAAAAGTAAATAA
- a CDS encoding Zn-ribbon domain-containing OB-fold protein: MSWDKVGKDDYLLNWKDVMETEEYDYTAGVAGEEFLKGLSEGKIIGGKCPKCGKVYVPARLYCEDCFVQTEFIEVKEKPYLDTYTIVYKDDQGNKLEKPQVIGLVRFENVNGGLLALVEGNIKIGSEVEILQYGIPLVVRLK, from the coding sequence ATGAGTTGGGATAAAGTAGGAAAGGATGATTATCTATTAAACTGGAAAGACGTAATGGAAACTGAAGAATATGATTATACTGCTGGAGTAGCTGGAGAAGAATTCCTTAAAGGCCTTTCAGAAGGTAAAATAATTGGCGGAAAATGTCCTAAATGTGGTAAAGTGTACGTTCCAGCTAGATTGTACTGTGAAGATTGTTTCGTACAGACTGAATTCATAGAGGTTAAAGAGAAACCATATCTTGATACTTATACTATAGTATATAAGGATGACCAAGGAAATAAGTTAGAGAAGCCTCAAGTAATAGGTTTAGTAAGATTTGAAAACGTAAATGGCGGATTGCTGGCTTTAGTAGAAGGCAATATAAAAATTGGTAGTGAAGTTGAAATACTACAGTATGGAATACCATTAGTAGTGAGGTTGAAATGA